From the Deltaproteobacteria bacterium genome, one window contains:
- a CDS encoding MBL fold metallo-hydrolase → MEQLTANVFVETQQKGANHGLVTTSDGLVLIDTPHRPSDAVRLRAEIERRGKLRYIINTEPHSDHWTGNAFFDVPVIAHHGVRARILETDTATHLARVASFGPEEPKLLENYRANAPVITFESEMKLHVGNHTFRMIHMPGHTPYQAAVIVEEEGVTFTSDNIFCKVQTWIQEGQPDDWLKSLESLRALGEDTFVPGHGPVCDKSYLNEQGGFIQEWLDYVRGAIGRGMSKEECVTNLTSLTDRYPMDVEQDGMAPRVMQLNVANLYDYLTAAGIHARR, encoded by the coding sequence ATGGAACAGCTCACAGCAAACGTTTTCGTGGAAACGCAGCAGAAGGGCGCCAATCATGGGTTGGTGACGACTTCGGACGGGCTGGTTCTCATCGACACGCCGCACAGGCCGAGCGACGCAGTGCGTTTGCGCGCTGAAATTGAGCGGCGCGGCAAGCTGCGTTACATCATCAATACCGAGCCGCACAGCGACCACTGGACCGGCAATGCGTTTTTCGACGTGCCGGTGATCGCCCACCATGGCGTGCGCGCGCGCATCCTTGAAACTGACACAGCGACTCATCTCGCGCGGGTCGCTTCTTTTGGACCTGAAGAGCCGAAGCTCTTGGAGAACTATCGCGCCAACGCGCCGGTGATTACCTTCGAAAGCGAGATGAAACTTCACGTCGGCAATCACACCTTCCGCATGATCCACATGCCCGGCCACACGCCCTATCAAGCGGCGGTGATCGTCGAAGAGGAAGGCGTGACGTTCACCAGCGATAATATTTTCTGTAAAGTGCAGACCTGGATACAGGAAGGCCAGCCAGATGACTGGCTGAAATCGCTCGAATCGTTGCGTGCGCTGGGCGAAGATACTTTCGTTCCCGGCCACGGGCCGGTGTGTGATAAAAGTTATTTAAATGAGCAAGGCGGGTTCATTCAAGAATGGCTCGACTACGTGCGCGGCGCCATCGGGCGCGGCATGAGCAAAGAAGAATGCGTGACGAATCTCACGTCGTTGACCGACAGATATCCGATGGATGTCGAGCAAGACGGCATGGCGCCGCGGGTGATGCAGCTGAATGTTGCTAATCTGTACGACTATTTGACGGCGGCGGGAATCCACGCTCGTAGGTGA
- a CDS encoding hydantoinase B/oxoprolinase family protein, translating to MKSEIPSEARIDAFTAEVIRSALIAITGEMKTNLMRTAYHTIIYEAEDFTVGLFDADGNTISIGLGLPMFIRGLSDAIRAKIAHWGKDNIHPGDILLTNDSYIMGSHLNHMIYTLPIFNDGELVAFSSSMAHWQDIGGQLGGITRDIFSEGLQLPFVKHFRAGVENSEITDIIKANVRVPSRAMGDLRAQLAAIRTGERRVMHLLKRYGNRAFKESIQIVFEQSEKLARAAVEKIPDGVYQAESFMDDDGVNIGKHIPIKVRIEVRGDQMTIDLSGVAPQVAGFYNSGPTAGRSAAELVFKCITTPLLLPINEGSFRPLKIILPPGRVVSAMKPAPVRVWHTVPMTVCDTLFKALADACPERTIAGHYADLCIVNPHGFDIETGKFFFAHIGHPGGGWGAKSDQDGMSATVALNDGDTHNSPIEATEAKSPIVIEQRALRQDSGGAGKFRGGLGVAQQTHVRKTATIYSRMERTICAPWGLHDGKAALANRVSIIRRDGTKKSFATGKFNPTELAEGDGFLVETAGGGGFWSALEREPEKVLSDVRSGYVSLDAARSEYGVAITQRGRRFELDVETTAVLRRSLDR from the coding sequence ATGAAATCGGAAATTCCGAGCGAAGCGAGGATCGACGCGTTCACCGCCGAAGTGATTCGCAGCGCGCTGATCGCGATCACCGGCGAGATGAAGACCAATCTGATGCGCACGGCGTATCACACGATCATCTACGAGGCGGAGGATTTTACCGTCGGGTTGTTCGACGCCGACGGCAACACGATTTCTATCGGCCTCGGTCTGCCGATGTTCATCCGCGGTTTGTCCGACGCGATCAGAGCCAAGATCGCCCATTGGGGCAAGGACAATATTCATCCCGGCGATATTCTCCTCACCAACGACAGCTACATCATGGGCAGCCATTTGAATCACATGATTTATACGCTGCCGATTTTCAACGACGGTGAGCTGGTGGCGTTCTCATCGTCGATGGCCCATTGGCAGGATATCGGCGGGCAGTTGGGCGGCATTACGCGGGATATTTTCTCCGAAGGTTTGCAGCTGCCGTTCGTCAAACACTTTCGCGCCGGCGTCGAGAACAGCGAGATCACCGACATCATCAAAGCCAACGTGCGGGTGCCGTCGCGGGCGATGGGCGACCTGCGGGCGCAGCTGGCGGCGATCCGCACCGGCGAACGGCGGGTCATGCATCTTCTCAAACGCTACGGCAATCGGGCGTTCAAAGAGAGCATTCAAATAGTTTTCGAGCAGAGTGAAAAGCTGGCGCGGGCGGCGGTGGAGAAAATTCCCGACGGCGTTTATCAGGCCGAGTCGTTTATGGACGACGACGGCGTCAACATCGGCAAGCATATTCCGATCAAAGTGCGCATCGAAGTGCGCGGCGATCAGATGACCATCGACCTCTCCGGGGTCGCGCCGCAGGTGGCGGGCTTTTACAATTCCGGGCCGACCGCGGGCCGCTCGGCGGCGGAATTGGTTTTCAAATGCATCACCACGCCGCTGCTGTTGCCGATCAACGAAGGTTCGTTTCGACCGTTGAAAATTATTTTACCGCCGGGCCGGGTGGTGAGCGCGATGAAGCCGGCGCCGGTGCGGGTCTGGCACACGGTGCCGATGACGGTGTGCGACACGCTGTTCAAAGCGCTCGCCGACGCTTGTCCGGAGCGGACGATTGCCGGGCATTACGCCGATCTGTGCATCGTCAATCCCCATGGCTTCGATATTGAAACAGGAAAATTCTTTTTTGCGCATATCGGCCATCCCGGCGGCGGCTGGGGCGCCAAGTCGGATCAGGACGGCATGAGCGCGACGGTGGCGCTCAACGACGGCGACACCCACAACTCGCCCATCGAAGCGACCGAAGCGAAGAGTCCCATCGTCATCGAGCAGCGCGCGCTGCGCCAAGACTCCGGCGGCGCCGGCAAGTTTCGCGGCGGTCTGGGCGTGGCGCAGCAAACCCACGTGCGCAAAACCGCGACGATCTATTCGCGCATGGAGCGGACGATTTGCGCGCCCTGGGGTTTGCACGACGGCAAAGCGGCACTGGCCAATCGCGTGTCGATCATCCGGCGCGACGGTACGAAAAAGAGTTTCGCCACCGGTAAATTCAATCCGACGGAGCTCGCCGAAGGCGACGGCTTTTTGGTCGAGACCGCGGGCGGCGGCGGCTTTTGGAGTGCCTTGGAGCGGGAACCCGAGAAAGTGCTGAGCGATGTGCGCTCAGGTTACGTCTCCTTGGACGCGGCGCGCAGTGAATACGGCGTGGCGATCACCCAGCGCGGACGCAGGTTTGAACTCGATGTTGAAACGACCGCGGTGTTGCGGCGCAGTTTGGATCGATGA
- the queG gene encoding tRNA epoxyqueuosine(34) reductase QueG, whose amino-acid sequence MKAKPADDAAVLSARIKTAAQQLGFELVGISAVKAPLHEQSFAQWLRDGFAGELGYMARTETLRRDPHELVPWAESVISVGLNYFTPPARPESVAGTAGWISRYAWGDDYHELMQGKLQALLQSIEQHAGTPVQGRAFVDSGPVLERDHAGVAGLGWIGKNTQLISPKKGSWFFLGELFVDLPLVYDRPIRDRCGKCDLCLKACPTQAFVGPYILDARRCISYLTIELKGFMPRHLRPLVGNHIFGCDICQDVCPYNVKAEASAESAFGPRPGLHAPQLTPLLSLSAAEFREKFRGSPILRAKRRGFLRNVAVALGNLKNRAAVPALIDALNDEEPLVRGHVAWALGEIGGDSALAALSRRRQIELDETVLSEIDEAVKSLSPLSAMAPVES is encoded by the coding sequence ATGAAAGCGAAGCCGGCGGATGACGCCGCGGTGTTGTCCGCGCGAATTAAAACCGCGGCCCAACAGCTGGGTTTTGAATTGGTCGGCATCTCGGCGGTCAAAGCGCCGCTCCATGAGCAGTCTTTTGCGCAGTGGCTGCGCGACGGCTTCGCCGGCGAATTGGGCTACATGGCGCGCACTGAAACGTTGCGCCGCGATCCTCATGAGTTAGTTCCCTGGGCCGAGTCGGTAATTTCGGTGGGGCTCAATTATTTTACGCCGCCGGCGCGGCCCGAGTCGGTGGCCGGAACCGCCGGATGGATTTCCCGCTACGCTTGGGGCGACGACTATCACGAGCTCATGCAGGGCAAATTGCAGGCGCTGCTGCAAAGCATCGAGCAGCATGCGGGAACGCCGGTGCAGGGACGCGCCTTCGTCGACTCGGGGCCGGTGCTCGAGCGCGATCATGCTGGGGTCGCCGGTCTCGGCTGGATCGGCAAAAATACCCAACTGATTTCGCCCAAGAAGGGCTCGTGGTTTTTTCTCGGTGAGCTGTTCGTCGATCTGCCGTTAGTCTATGACCGGCCGATCCGCGACCGCTGCGGCAAGTGCGATCTCTGTCTCAAAGCCTGTCCGACCCAAGCTTTCGTCGGCCCCTACATTCTCGACGCTCGCCGCTGCATATCTTATCTCACCATCGAGCTCAAAGGTTTCATGCCGCGCCACCTACGGCCGCTGGTCGGCAATCATATTTTTGGCTGCGACATTTGTCAGGATGTTTGCCCGTACAATGTGAAAGCCGAGGCCAGCGCCGAGAGCGCCTTCGGCCCGCGGCCGGGTCTGCATGCGCCGCAGTTGACGCCGTTGCTATCGCTCAGCGCCGCCGAGTTTCGCGAAAAATTTCGCGGCAGCCCGATCTTGCGCGCCAAGCGGCGCGGTTTTTTGCGCAACGTCGCCGTCGCGCTCGGCAATCTCAAGAATCGCGCCGCCGTACCGGCGTTGATCGATGCCTTGAACGACGAAGAACCGTTGGTGCGCGGCCACGTTGCTTGGGCTTTGGGTGAGATCGGCGGCGATTCGGCGCTCGCTGCTTTGTCTCGCCGCCGGCAAATCGAATTGGATGAAACGGTGCTGAGTGAAATTGACGAAGCGGTGAAATCGCTGAGTCCGTTGAGTGCGATGGCGCCGGTCGAGTCCTGA
- a CDS encoding DUF2203 family protein, whose protein sequence is MDSSAQYQKLFTINEANELLPIVRPLVERILDNIRRLKRASETVIRTQQLDPEAPDLMKHLHADDEIARLVGEVQQWVDTINGHGCQCKGVEQGLIDFPCVYGAEVVFLCWQLGEPSVSFWHRIEDGFAGRKPLLDGEEAEPDSGTSIH, encoded by the coding sequence ATGGACTCCAGCGCCCAGTATCAAAAACTTTTTACCATCAACGAAGCCAACGAACTGCTGCCGATCGTGCGGCCGTTGGTGGAGCGGATCTTGGATAACATTCGGCGCTTGAAACGCGCCAGCGAAACTGTGATTCGCACCCAGCAGCTCGATCCCGAAGCGCCGGACCTGATGAAACATCTGCATGCCGACGATGAGATCGCCCGGCTTGTCGGCGAAGTGCAGCAGTGGGTTGACACCATCAACGGTCATGGTTGCCAGTGTAAAGGCGTGGAGCAAGGATTGATCGACTTTCCCTGCGTCTACGGCGCCGAGGTGGTGTTTTTATGCTGGCAGCTGGGCGAACCGAGCGTGAGTTTTTGGCATCGCATCGAGGACGGCTTCGCGGGCCGCAAACCGCTACTCGACGGCGAGGAGGCCGAGCCCGACAGCGGCACGTCGATTCATTAG
- the lpxC gene encoding UDP-3-O-[3-hydroxymyristoyl] N-acetylglucosamine deacetylase: MLQKTILVVDDEDGVRESVCEVLSDEGYRVVDTADGTRVMEMIRKEKPELVLLDIWMPQVDGIGLLKEIKSQEPDINVVMVSGHGNIHTAVTATKYGAFDFIEKPVSLDGLLATVQRALGELPGAREQKKLRVHKAKSVKAAKNSSPTVKQRTLKKSVVLSGQGLHSGVKSGLILHPLPPNSGIQFTGISAEVRVPAHLDYVGSTGYATSLRSKGFAVGTVEHLLAALHSYGITNLLIKVQGEVPIMDGSALDFAQSIEEAGIDEEDAELAPIVIERRYQVDAEGGESIAIEPAEALSVRYLMRYPAPVGEQEYTYHHRDAASFKNEIAPARTFAFLRDIAKLQTMGLANGGRLSNFILIDDEKIVNTELRFPEEFARHKILDILGDFYLLGRPIRGAITARMTGHSDNIALLRQIREAMKL, translated from the coding sequence CTGCTGCAAAAGACCATTTTGGTCGTCGACGACGAGGACGGCGTGCGCGAATCGGTGTGCGAAGTCTTGAGCGACGAAGGTTATCGCGTCGTCGATACCGCCGACGGCACGCGGGTGATGGAAATGATTCGCAAAGAAAAGCCCGAGTTGGTTTTGCTCGACATTTGGATGCCGCAGGTGGACGGCATCGGACTCCTCAAGGAAATCAAAAGCCAGGAGCCCGATATCAACGTCGTGATGGTTTCCGGCCACGGCAACATTCATACCGCGGTGACGGCGACCAAATATGGCGCCTTCGATTTCATCGAGAAGCCGGTTTCGTTGGACGGCCTGCTGGCCACGGTGCAGCGCGCGCTGGGCGAGTTGCCCGGCGCCCGCGAGCAAAAAAAGCTCCGCGTGCACAAAGCCAAGAGCGTGAAGGCGGCGAAGAATAGTTCGCCGACGGTGAAGCAGCGGACTTTGAAAAAGAGCGTCGTACTCTCGGGCCAGGGACTCCATTCGGGGGTCAAGAGCGGTTTGATCTTGCATCCCTTGCCGCCCAACAGCGGTATTCAATTCACCGGCATCTCCGCCGAGGTTCGGGTGCCGGCGCATTTGGATTATGTCGGCTCCACCGGTTACGCCACTTCGCTGCGCTCGAAAGGTTTCGCCGTCGGCACGGTGGAGCATTTGCTGGCGGCGTTGCACAGCTACGGCATCACCAACCTATTGATCAAAGTGCAGGGCGAAGTGCCGATCATGGACGGCTCGGCGTTGGACTTCGCCCAGTCCATCGAAGAAGCGGGCATCGATGAGGAAGACGCCGAGTTGGCACCCATCGTCATCGAGCGGCGCTATCAGGTTGACGCCGAGGGCGGCGAATCGATCGCCATCGAGCCCGCCGAAGCTTTGTCGGTGCGCTACCTCATGCGTTATCCGGCGCCGGTGGGGGAGCAGGAATACACCTATCACCATCGCGATGCGGCGTCGTTCAAAAATGAAATCGCGCCGGCGCGCACTTTCGCTTTTCTCCGCGACATCGCCAAGCTGCAAACCATGGGCTTGGCTAATGGCGGGCGGTTGAGCAATTTTATCCTCATCGACGACGAAAAAATCGTCAACACGGAACTGCGTTTTCCCGAGGAATTCGCGCGCCATAAAATATTGGACATCCTCGGCGATTTCTATTTGCTCGGCCGGCCGATTCGCGGCGCGATCACCGCGCGCATGACCGGCCACTCGGACAACATCGCGTTGCTGCGGCAAATCCGCGAAGCGATGAAACTCTAA
- a CDS encoding citramalate synthase produces MSNYPKVVLTEEGMRDGLQIERADIPVAGKIRLLDMLSETGLKDIAVGSFVSPRWVPQMACIDELVKGFHPKPGVSYTATALNDMGRERLRQYIPPLNDLKYQAQTAVYLCDVFAQRNINRTIAQQMARWPKVIDEAKAKSAKEAGISVSAAWGSNWTGQVSQEDRMKMLDRQYQLWDAAGIPVTKIGISDPMGWNMPDQVERQLEAIKKRWPAIKSFNLHLHNTRGMALTSSYVAMRNLDASDTMRLQPAIGGMGGCPFCGNGQSAGLAPTEDLIHMMDGMGIDTGVDLDKLIEAVWVAEELVGHPLWGHVSKGGPRPSGKKLYSMDMPFVETLDHARHFIKGAAAYKDAPSPWKETIKSPQRPETMNGDAAKSTSEQSGRWLPL; encoded by the coding sequence ATGAGCAACTATCCCAAAGTGGTTTTGACCGAAGAAGGCATGCGCGACGGTTTGCAAATTGAGCGCGCCGATATTCCTGTGGCGGGGAAGATTCGTTTGCTCGATATGTTGTCCGAGACTGGGCTTAAAGACATTGCCGTCGGTTCTTTTGTCAGCCCGCGCTGGGTGCCGCAGATGGCGTGCATCGACGAACTGGTCAAAGGCTTTCATCCCAAGCCCGGCGTCAGCTACACGGCGACGGCGTTGAACGACATGGGCCGGGAGCGCTTGCGCCAATATATTCCGCCGTTGAACGATCTCAAATATCAGGCGCAGACCGCGGTGTATCTGTGCGACGTGTTCGCTCAGCGTAATATCAACCGCACCATCGCCCAGCAAATGGCGCGCTGGCCCAAGGTGATCGACGAAGCCAAAGCGAAAAGCGCAAAGGAAGCCGGCATCAGCGTCAGTGCGGCGTGGGGCTCCAACTGGACCGGCCAAGTGTCGCAGGAAGACCGCATGAAGATGCTCGATCGCCAATATCAACTTTGGGACGCAGCGGGGATTCCCGTCACCAAGATCGGCATCTCAGATCCGATGGGCTGGAACATGCCGGATCAAGTGGAGCGCCAGCTCGAAGCGATTAAAAAACGCTGGCCGGCGATCAAGAGCTTTAACTTACATTTGCACAACACCCGCGGCATGGCGCTGACTTCCTCCTACGTAGCGATGCGCAACTTGGATGCCAGCGACACCATGCGCTTGCAGCCGGCCATCGGCGGCATGGGCGGTTGTCCGTTTTGCGGGAACGGCCAGTCGGCGGGTTTGGCGCCGACGGAAGATTTGATTCACATGATGGACGGCATGGGCATCGACACCGGCGTCGATCTCGACAAGTTGATCGAGGCGGTGTGGGTCGCCGAAGAGTTGGTCGGTCATCCGCTGTGGGGTCATGTGTCGAAGGGGGGACCGCGGCCGAGCGGCAAAAAACTTTACTCGATGGACATGCCGTTCGTCGAAACCCTCGATCATGCGCGCCACTTCATCAAAGGCGCCGCGGCGTACAAGGACGCGCCGTCGCCGTGGAAAGAAACGATCAAAAGCCCGCAGCGTCCGGAGACGATGAACGGCGATGCAGCGAAATCGACTTCAGAGCAGAGCGGGCGCTGGCTGCCGTTGTAG
- a CDS encoding CoA-binding protein — protein sequence MAHPGSHCDANNSPEEVFVSDPRVGLLFDPKSVAIIGASADLAKASGLPLRNIINSKFAGKIYPVNPRATEISGLTCYPTVTDLPEAPDVVILMVDAKLTAQILEECGRKGVKTAIIGSAGFSEDGPEGQARQDEVSAIAKRYDIRVCGPNCHGTFNVYKNIPCGYDHAFALPIKPGPVAIASHSGALLGVIGHRAVQANQGFSYMVSNGNEMDVDLCDFTEFFLEDDNTQVVAVLMEGLKNGPRFLQLAERAHELGKKIVVLKVGKSERGALTTLAHTARMAGAGEVYEAAFRQHGIISTDTVETFLGSAQLAAHQPVPRGGRLVVMTSSGAGASLMADKASEYGIELADISEQAQSRIPQRRTAILTNPFDTAGTSRAPGFLQAACEALAEDQANDCMLMYMGPLAVRHEYGRQFAAAAEKFSKTAAAIINLSETDMRDIFQEKHIPVYDAATDACFRMLRGYIDYGQFLERRKAAPRRSSNSQPVRAGVEAILNAQRGTKMLPAAPTVELLNAYGFSCASAVLVSSIAEAKAAAAKLGYPVILKGLAPNVAHRSDAGLVSGKVSDDGGLEKAFAAIAAKLAAPLSVSVEKFIDHDLEVILGVKYDATFGPVILCGLGGIFTEVLKDFALRLAPLTQADAEEMLAALKAYPVLQKSPHNVEALILALLRLSDLAVELNGRIQAVDINPIGLSGASAPALVLDAKIHW from the coding sequence GTGGCACATCCAGGTAGTCATTGCGACGCTAATAATTCACCGGAGGAAGTTTTCGTGTCCGATCCTAGAGTTGGTTTACTATTTGATCCTAAATCCGTTGCCATCATCGGCGCCTCGGCGGATCTTGCCAAGGCGTCGGGGCTGCCGCTGCGCAATATTATTAACTCGAAATTCGCCGGCAAGATTTATCCTGTCAATCCGCGCGCGACGGAAATTAGCGGGCTTACCTGTTATCCAACCGTGACGGATTTGCCTGAAGCGCCCGATGTCGTGATCCTGATGGTCGATGCGAAACTGACGGCGCAAATCTTAGAAGAGTGCGGCAGGAAGGGCGTGAAAACCGCGATCATCGGTTCCGCCGGTTTCAGCGAGGACGGGCCGGAAGGGCAAGCGCGCCAAGACGAAGTCAGCGCCATTGCCAAACGCTACGACATTCGCGTCTGCGGCCCCAACTGTCACGGCACCTTCAATGTTTATAAAAATATTCCCTGCGGCTACGATCACGCCTTCGCTCTACCGATCAAGCCGGGACCGGTGGCGATCGCGTCGCACAGCGGCGCACTCTTGGGCGTCATCGGCCATCGCGCCGTGCAGGCCAATCAGGGATTTAGTTATATGGTCAGCAACGGCAACGAGATGGATGTCGATCTGTGCGACTTCACCGAGTTTTTTCTTGAAGACGACAACACCCAAGTGGTCGCTGTGCTGATGGAAGGTTTGAAGAACGGGCCGCGCTTTCTCCAACTCGCCGAGCGCGCGCACGAGCTTGGCAAAAAGATTGTCGTGCTCAAAGTCGGCAAGTCCGAGCGCGGCGCGTTGACGACCCTGGCGCATACCGCGCGCATGGCCGGCGCCGGCGAAGTTTACGAAGCGGCGTTTCGCCAGCACGGTATTATTTCAACGGATACCGTCGAAACCTTTCTAGGTAGCGCGCAGTTGGCGGCGCACCAACCGGTGCCGCGCGGCGGACGCCTCGTCGTCATGACATCCAGCGGCGCGGGCGCCAGTTTGATGGCCGACAAGGCGAGTGAATATGGCATCGAGCTTGCCGATATTTCCGAACAAGCTCAGTCGCGCATCCCGCAACGGCGCACGGCGATCTTGACCAATCCTTTCGACACCGCCGGCACTTCGCGGGCGCCGGGATTTCTTCAGGCGGCATGTGAAGCATTAGCCGAAGATCAAGCCAACGACTGCATGCTCATGTACATGGGGCCGCTGGCGGTGCGCCACGAATATGGCCGGCAGTTTGCCGCCGCCGCGGAGAAATTCAGCAAGACGGCGGCGGCGATCATCAATCTGTCCGAAACCGACATGCGCGATATTTTTCAAGAGAAGCATATCCCAGTCTACGATGCGGCGACGGATGCCTGTTTCAGAATGCTGCGCGGTTACATCGATTACGGCCAGTTCCTTGAACGGCGCAAAGCTGCGCCACGCCGCAGTTCGAATTCACAACCAGTGCGCGCCGGTGTCGAGGCAATTCTCAATGCGCAACGCGGAACGAAAATGCTGCCCGCTGCGCCAACGGTTGAGTTGTTGAACGCCTATGGATTTTCTTGCGCGAGCGCCGTTCTCGTTTCATCGATCGCTGAAGCGAAAGCGGCCGCGGCGAAACTTGGCTATCCGGTCATTCTCAAGGGTTTAGCGCCGAATGTGGCGCATCGCAGCGATGCGGGATTGGTCAGTGGAAAAGTCTCCGACGATGGCGGGCTTGAAAAAGCGTTTGCCGCAATCGCCGCTAAGTTAGCGGCGCCGCTGTCGGTCAGCGTCGAGAAGTTTATCGATCATGACCTCGAAGTGATTCTTGGCGTGAAGTATGACGCGACCTTCGGCCCGGTGATCCTCTGCGGTCTGGGCGGGATTTTTACCGAGGTCTTAAAAGATTTTGCGCTTCGGCTCGCGCCGCTGACTCAAGCCGACGCCGAAGAAATGCTGGCGGCGCTCAAAGCTTATCCGGTCTTGCAAAAATCGCCGCACAATGTCGAGGCGCTTATCCTTGCACTGCTCCGGCTGTCCGATCTCGCCGTGGAACTCAATGGCAGGATTCAGGCGGTGGATATCAATCCCATCGGCTTAAGCGGCGCATCGGCGCCGGCCTTGGTGCTCGACGCCAAGATTCATTGGTAA
- a CDS encoding enoyl-CoA hydratase/isomerase family protein — translation MSDFVLFEQKGHVAIVTINRPDRMNALGHEVRTGLVDAFLKVRHEPSIKVAVITGAGDKAFSAGADLKEHNEIFQKKSYRVGPDYGALDEPPHSSQLAIETYKPTIAAVNGYALAGGCELTLACDIRIASENARFGLPEAKRGRGANFATVMLQYLIPRGIAMEMLFTGEQISAQDALRFGLVNRVVPLAELLPTAVALADKIAENAPVSLRRIKELSVKSIGSPLLFALKMAPGPSPYESQDAREGAKAFAEKRSAKYKGD, via the coding sequence ATGTCAGATTTCGTACTGTTCGAACAAAAGGGCCATGTCGCGATTGTCACGATCAACCGGCCCGACCGCATGAATGCTCTGGGCCATGAGGTGCGAACCGGTTTGGTCGACGCGTTTCTAAAAGTTCGCCATGAGCCGTCGATCAAAGTCGCGGTGATTACCGGCGCCGGCGATAAGGCGTTTTCCGCGGGCGCCGATTTGAAAGAGCACAACGAAATTTTTCAAAAGAAATCTTATCGCGTCGGGCCCGACTATGGCGCGCTCGACGAGCCGCCGCACTCGAGTCAACTTGCCATCGAAACCTACAAGCCGACCATCGCGGCGGTGAACGGCTACGCGCTGGCCGGCGGCTGTGAATTAACTTTGGCGTGCGATATTCGTATCGCATCGGAAAATGCCCGCTTCGGTTTGCCGGAAGCGAAGCGCGGCCGCGGCGCCAATTTCGCCACGGTGATGTTGCAGTATTTGATTCCGCGCGGCATCGCCATGGAAATGCTTTTCACCGGCGAGCAGATTTCCGCGCAGGACGCGTTGCGTTTTGGTCTGGTCAACCGGGTGGTGCCGTTGGCGGAATTATTACCGACCGCAGTGGCGTTGGCGGATAAGATCGCCGAAAACGCGCCGGTGTCGTTGCGCCGCATTAAAGAACTGTCGGTGAAGTCGATCGGCTCGCCGTTGCTGTTCGCATTGAAAATGGCGCCGGGGCCGAGCCCCTATGAAAGCCAAGACGCGCGCGAAGGCGCCAAGGCTTTCGCTGAAAAGCGCTCTGCGAAATATAAGGGCGACTGA
- the lexA gene encoding transcriptional repressor LexA: protein MPVLTDRQKAIYSFLLKNIRDNGFAPSISEIGKQFKIASTNGVSDHLKALEKKGYIRRVGTRAIEVLSVLGKTVLGTTREVPLLGRVAAGKPLLSEENIEGLLSIPSDMGSGKLFALQVKGDSMTGAGILDGDRVIIKQQGGAENGEIVCAIIDGEATLKRFYKEDGVVTLKAENEKYPPITVSQGEFRIAGKIVGLLRKF, encoded by the coding sequence CTGCCTGTGCTGACGGATCGCCAAAAAGCGATCTACAGTTTTCTCCTAAAAAATATTCGCGACAACGGTTTTGCACCGTCGATTTCGGAAATCGGTAAGCAATTCAAAATCGCCTCTACCAACGGCGTTTCCGATCATTTAAAAGCTTTAGAGAAAAAAGGATATATCCGCCGGGTCGGCACCCGGGCCATCGAAGTGCTCAGCGTCTTGGGGAAGACCGTTCTAGGCACGACGCGCGAAGTGCCGTTACTTGGGCGGGTGGCGGCCGGCAAGCCGCTCTTGAGCGAGGAAAATATCGAAGGGCTGCTGTCGATTCCCAGCGACATGGGCAGCGGCAAACTTTTTGCCTTGCAGGTCAAAGGCGACAGCATGACCGGCGCCGGCATCCTCGACGGCGACCGGGTGATCATCAAGCAGCAGGGCGGCGCGGAGAACGGCGAGATTGTCTGCGCGATCATCGACGGCGAAGCGACCCTCAAACGATTCTACAAAGAAGACGGCGTCGTGACGCTCAAGGCGGAAAATGAAAAATACCCGCCGATCACGGTTTCCCAAGGCGAGTTCCGCATCGCCGGAAAAATTGTCGGCCTGCTGAGGAAGTTTTAG